The following are from one region of the Mannheimia granulomatis genome:
- the cas8c gene encoding type I-C CRISPR-associated protein Cas8c/Csd1, whose protein sequence is MILSALARYYSRLAAENDQMGNPKVPSYGFSEEKIGWVLVLNAKGELVDVVPNLTDAKKLQPKLMSVPRIGGSDSNSIKPRFLWGNSQYLLGVTAKETKNPDRTAQCYKAFRDYHEALLKQTEDEGLVALRKFLELWQPEMFDNAPCKKDMLDANLVFKLDGESGYIHQRKESLRLWNQQIEGEEIPDGFCLLTGQFSKVAEKHPVIKNVDGGKAEKMIVSFNKEAFSSFGKEQGANAPVSEISAFAYTTALNYLLRRENGHCLMIGDTSTVFWAEAAENATQAVNSEDFFAKVLTPPDDEQEAEKVFHVLEQLAKGRPLQEIAPELSPDTRFYVLGLAPNAARISIRFWLDTTFGQLAENLAKYWEDLIIEPKAWKSKPPSVWCILLETAPKRKDANGRLKKSDSKDIPPQLAGEYTRAILTGCFYPKTMLTRMIGRIRSDGYISGLRVAVIKAVINRNSLYKEELKMGLNEETHDIPYRLGRLFAILELAQSSALGELNAGVRDKFYGGASSSPHSTFPLLLDNYRTHISSLRKGKKAKWVKGDSKKLANWLEGKVGEIIGVFDAETPFPRHLSLEEQGRFVVGYYQQRFKKYSKQEDKNIPDDIEQANYLSDDGNTEDDES, encoded by the coding sequence ATGATTTTATCTGCATTGGCGCGTTATTACTCGCGTTTGGCGGCTGAAAACGATCAGATGGGCAATCCCAAAGTGCCGTCTTATGGATTCAGTGAAGAAAAAATCGGCTGGGTATTGGTGCTGAATGCAAAGGGTGAGTTGGTGGATGTAGTACCAAACTTAACCGATGCTAAAAAGCTGCAGCCGAAATTAATGAGTGTGCCCAGAATAGGAGGTTCCGACAGCAATAGTATCAAGCCAAGATTTTTATGGGGGAATAGTCAGTACTTATTGGGTGTAACCGCTAAAGAGACAAAAAATCCCGATAGAACCGCTCAATGCTATAAGGCTTTTCGGGATTATCATGAAGCTTTATTGAAGCAAACTGAAGATGAAGGTTTGGTTGCGTTAAGAAAGTTTTTAGAGTTATGGCAACCAGAGATGTTTGATAATGCGCCATGCAAAAAGGACATGTTAGATGCTAACTTGGTTTTTAAACTGGATGGCGAATCTGGATATATTCATCAACGAAAAGAGTCTTTGAGGCTATGGAATCAGCAAATAGAAGGCGAAGAAATTCCAGATGGTTTTTGTTTGCTTACAGGGCAATTCTCCAAAGTTGCAGAAAAGCACCCTGTAATTAAAAATGTAGACGGTGGAAAAGCAGAGAAAATGATTGTTTCGTTTAACAAAGAAGCATTTTCTTCATTCGGAAAAGAGCAGGGTGCAAATGCCCCTGTATCGGAAATTTCCGCGTTTGCTTACACCACTGCGCTTAATTATTTGCTACGCCGTGAGAATGGGCATTGCCTGATGATTGGCGATACCAGCACAGTTTTTTGGGCTGAAGCGGCAGAAAACGCGACACAAGCGGTCAATTCTGAAGACTTTTTTGCAAAAGTACTCACGCCGCCTGATGACGAGCAAGAAGCAGAAAAGGTCTTTCATGTATTGGAACAACTGGCAAAAGGTCGCCCGTTACAAGAAATCGCCCCCGAGTTATCGCCCGATACCCGTTTTTATGTGTTGGGTTTGGCACCGAATGCCGCGCGGATTTCCATTCGTTTTTGGCTCGATACTACCTTCGGGCAGTTGGCAGAGAATTTGGCTAAATATTGGGAAGATTTAATAATTGAGCCTAAGGCTTGGAAATCTAAGCCACCATCAGTTTGGTGCATCCTTTTGGAAACTGCACCAAAACGAAAAGATGCGAATGGCCGTCTGAAAAAATCAGATAGCAAAGATATTCCTCCGCAGTTGGCTGGAGAATATACACGAGCGATTTTAACAGGTTGTTTTTATCCTAAAACAATGCTGACAAGAATGATTGGTCGTATCCGTTCAGACGGATATATCTCTGGATTGCGTGTCGCAGTAATTAAAGCAGTAATTAACCGTAACAGTTTGTACAAAGAGGAGCTTAAAATGGGATTAAATGAAGAAACCCACGATATTCCTTATCGCTTAGGACGTTTGTTTGCCATTCTTGAATTGGCACAATCTTCAGCGTTGGGTGAATTGAATGCAGGTGTTAGAGACAAATTTTATGGTGGAGCATCCAGTTCGCCGCACAGCACTTTTCCATTATTATTGGACAACTACCGTACTCATATTTCTAGCCTAAGAAAAGGCAAAAAAGCCAAATGGGTAAAAGGAGATTCTAAAAAACTAGCAAATTGGCTTGAGGGAAAGGTGGGGGAAATTATAGGTGTTTTTGATGCTGAAACTCCGTTTCCTCGCCATTTGTCTTTAGAAGAGCAAGGGCGATTTGTAGTTGGATATTATCAACAAAGATTTAAAAAATACAGCAAGCAGGAAGATAAAAATATTCCTGATGATATTGAGCAAGCTAATTACTTGAGTGATGACGGAAATACTGAAGACGATGAAAGTTAA
- the cas5c gene encoding type I-C CRISPR-associated protein Cas5c, with translation MNRVRLHIWADYACFTRPEMKVERVSYDVITPSAARGIVSAIHWKPAIRWVIDKIYVLKPIQFESVRRNELGGKISASKISGAMKRKNTQELYTLIEEDRQQRAATVLKNVAYVIEAHCVLTDKAGAEDNITKHIEMFKRRAAKGQCFQQPCMGVREFPALFALVDDDEPLPLCELSDAERNRDLGWMLHDIDFDNGHTPHFFRAELKDGVIDVPPFYAEEVKK, from the coding sequence ATGAATCGGGTACGCCTCCATATTTGGGCAGATTATGCCTGTTTTACTCGTCCTGAAATGAAGGTGGAGCGGGTGTCTTATGATGTCATCACGCCTTCTGCGGCGCGGGGGATTGTGTCGGCAATTCACTGGAAGCCGGCCATTCGCTGGGTAATTGATAAAATTTATGTGCTCAAGCCGATTCAATTTGAATCGGTGCGGCGCAATGAATTGGGCGGGAAAATTTCCGCTTCTAAAATCAGTGGTGCGATGAAGCGTAAAAATACGCAGGAGCTTTATACATTAATTGAAGAAGACCGCCAGCAACGCGCGGCAACGGTATTAAAAAATGTGGCGTATGTGATTGAAGCGCATTGTGTTTTGACGGATAAAGCCGGCGCGGAAGACAACATAACCAAGCATATTGAGATGTTCAAACGCCGTGCAGCAAAAGGGCAGTGTTTTCAGCAACCTTGCATGGGCGTGCGTGAATTTCCTGCCCTTTTTGCTTTGGTGGATGACGATGAGCCTTTGCCATTGTGTGAATTAAGCGATGCCGAGCGCAATCGTGATTTGGGTTGGATGTTGCACGATATTGATTTTGACAATGGGCATACACCGCACTTTTTCCGCGCAGAATTAAAAGATGGCGTGATTGATGTGCCGCCGTTTTATGCAGAGGAGGTCAAAAAATGA
- a CDS encoding AAA family ATPase: MSRSHLVRMHIENIGCIGNEGVTIELDDIVCLVGANNAGKTTVLRAYELAILQEKLNIEDFNHNSNGKPAIVELWVHIPENAANVDEKWKEKTADGLLLVRSKW, translated from the coding sequence ATGAGTAGATCACATCTTGTACGTATGCACATTGAAAATATTGGTTGTATTGGCAATGAAGGAGTAACAATAGAGTTGGATGATATTGTATGCCTAGTTGGTGCAAACAATGCGGGTAAAACCACTGTTTTGAGGGCCTATGAATTAGCTATTTTACAGGAGAAGTTGAATATTGAAGATTTTAATCACAATTCTAATGGGAAGCCTGCAATAGTAGAGTTATGGGTGCATATACCGGAAAATGCAGCAAATGTTGATGAAAAATGGAAAGAAAAAACTGCTGATGGATTATTGCTTGTTCGATCGAAATGGTAA
- the cas1c gene encoding type I-C CRISPR-associated endonuclease Cas1c, with the protein MRKLQNTLYITTQGSYLHKERETLVVEQERKKVAQLPVHSMGHIFCFGNVLVSLFLLGFCGENNVNVAFFSENGRFLARLQGRQSGNVLLRRAQYRRSEETPISIARNIIAAKIQASKRVLQRRLRNHGDCEPVENAISALNISLKQLQKADNLDLIRGIEGEAASRYFGVFHHLLSDQCGFTFDGRNRRPPRDGVNALLSFLYSVLGKDISGALQGVGLDPQVGFLHADRPGRDSLAQDILEEFRAWWVDRMVLSLINRRQIKPDDFIYEAGGAVILKPEARKLIFQAWQTKKQEKIMHPYLQEEVEIGLLPYIQAMLLARHLRGDLAEYPPFLIR; encoded by the coding sequence ATGCGCAAGCTGCAAAATACCCTCTACATCACTACCCAAGGCAGTTATCTCCACAAAGAACGCGAAACTTTGGTGGTGGAGCAAGAGCGCAAAAAAGTGGCGCAGTTGCCGGTGCATTCGATGGGGCATATTTTCTGTTTTGGTAATGTGCTGGTATCGCTGTTTTTATTGGGGTTTTGTGGGGAAAATAACGTCAATGTCGCGTTTTTTAGCGAAAATGGCCGCTTTTTAGCCCGCTTGCAAGGGCGGCAGAGTGGAAATGTGCTTTTGCGGCGGGCGCAGTATAGACGCTCAGAAGAAACCCCGATTTCGATTGCCCGCAACATTATTGCGGCGAAAATCCAAGCATCAAAACGCGTGTTGCAACGCCGCTTGCGTAATCATGGAGACTGTGAACCCGTAGAAAATGCAATTAGCGCATTGAATATCAGCCTCAAGCAGCTGCAAAAAGCGGATAATTTAGATCTGATTCGGGGTATTGAAGGCGAAGCAGCTTCCCGATATTTTGGTGTGTTCCATCATCTTTTAAGTGATCAGTGTGGTTTTACGTTTGATGGGAGAAATCGTCGTCCTCCTCGTGATGGCGTCAATGCGCTTTTGTCATTCCTATACAGTGTTTTAGGCAAAGATATCAGTGGGGCATTGCAAGGTGTGGGGTTGGATCCGCAAGTCGGTTTTCTACATGCCGATCGACCGGGCCGAGACAGTTTGGCGCAGGATATTTTGGAAGAATTCCGCGCGTGGTGGGTGGATAGAATGGTGCTGTCGCTGATTAACCGCCGCCAAATCAAACCAGATGATTTTATTTATGAAGCTGGCGGTGCGGTGATTTTAAAACCCGAAGCACGCAAATTGATTTTTCAAGCGTGGCAAACCAAAAAGCAGGAAAAAATCATGCATCCTTATTTACAAGAAGAGGTAGAAATCGGTTTGCTCCCATATATTCAAGCGATGTTGCTTGCTCGACATTTACGCGGAGATTTGGCAGAGTATCCCCCGTTTTTAATCCGATAA
- a CDS encoding ATP-dependent nuclease: MDNVFNSRLPKPFRIGSLDNPQEEHKKLLTLVLEPIINKYREVMKDKNSELSSKIRELTELACKPISDMSEDIDKIQKEITKSYSKVFSNSGINLNIGISDIGFDPEKLLLSGSRIDVTESSSSVRWDQQGTGSQRALFWSILQVRSVLNQISDIRKELQKLKAKKSLNAKDNERMVILENKLSQNVSDETFLPGYMLLIDEPETALHPSAVRAAKEYLYGLANEAGWQVMLSIHHPAFVDPLKDHTTIVRLHHLNKHVSPNIYKSDKMDFNNEEKDNLKALMVFDSNVSEIFFGNKVVIVEGDTEFASFHEVMNINFEKYPTEQRPLIIRARGKATIAILVKILTHFKISFSVLHDIDSPKTGSGDRHNPAYSINQNIASAVENARKEGVVVTYRCSCPNFEEHHNMKLPSKDKPFESWKAVKNDESIRTSVENLLQDLLAENLNIPENDGSKYDQILREWLEKNHKTEPCYKFD, encoded by the coding sequence TTGGATAACGTATTTAATAGTCGTCTGCCTAAACCATTTAGAATAGGATCTCTGGATAATCCGCAGGAGGAGCATAAGAAATTATTGACGTTAGTTTTAGAACCAATAATTAATAAATATAGAGAGGTTATGAAGGATAAAAATTCTGAATTAAGTTCCAAGATTAGAGAGCTAACGGAATTAGCTTGTAAGCCTATATCAGATATGAGTGAAGATATTGATAAAATACAAAAAGAGATTACTAAATCATATAGTAAAGTTTTTAGTAATTCTGGTATTAATCTTAATATTGGTATAAGTGATATTGGTTTTGACCCAGAAAAATTATTATTATCAGGGTCTAGAATTGATGTTACTGAAAGTAGTAGTTCTGTTCGCTGGGATCAGCAAGGTACTGGGTCACAAAGAGCACTTTTTTGGTCTATTCTTCAGGTGAGATCTGTTCTTAACCAGATTTCAGATATTCGGAAAGAACTACAAAAGTTAAAAGCTAAAAAATCTCTCAATGCAAAAGATAACGAGAGAATGGTTATTCTTGAAAATAAGTTATCTCAGAATGTTTCAGATGAAACTTTTTTGCCTGGATATATGCTATTAATTGATGAGCCTGAGACAGCCTTACATCCTTCAGCCGTCCGTGCGGCTAAAGAGTATTTATATGGATTGGCAAATGAGGCTGGTTGGCAAGTTATGCTTAGCATACACCACCCAGCATTTGTAGATCCATTAAAAGATCATACGACCATTGTTAGGTTACATCATCTAAATAAACACGTATCCCCTAATATTTATAAATCAGATAAAATGGATTTTAATAATGAAGAAAAGGACAACTTAAAAGCATTGATGGTTTTTGATTCAAATGTTTCTGAGATCTTTTTTGGAAATAAAGTAGTTATAGTTGAAGGGGATACGGAATTTGCTTCATTTCATGAAGTGATGAATATAAATTTTGAAAAATATCCAACAGAGCAGAGACCTCTTATTATTAGGGCTAGGGGAAAGGCAACGATAGCAATTTTAGTAAAAATCTTAACCCATTTTAAAATTAGTTTTTCTGTATTGCATGATATAGATTCTCCTAAAACTGGAAGTGGAGATAGACATAACCCAGCATATTCAATTAATCAAAACATTGCTAGTGCTGTTGAAAATGCTCGAAAAGAAGGGGTTGTAGTGACTTATCGTTGTTCTTGTCCAAATTTCGAAGAACATCATAATATGAAGCTTCCAAGCAAAGACAAGCCATTTGAAAGCTGGAAGGCTGTTAAAAATGATGAAAGTATCCGAACTAGCGTAGAAAACTTGCTACAAGATTTACTAGCTGAGAATCTTAATATTCCAGAAAATGATGGTTCTAAGTACGATCAAATTTTAAGAGAATGGCTTGAGAAAAATCATAAAACGGAACCTTGTTATAAATTTGATTAG
- the cas4 gene encoding CRISPR-associated protein Cas4 has product MPNLQKTEQNRPLVAESEAFIVSLSALQHHAFCPRQCALIHNEQAWAENYLTAQGRVLHERVDGGEPETRKGVRYERSVHLSAERLGLTGIADMVEHDLKTGRLKPVEYKRGKPKPTAIDEIQLCAQALCLEEMTGQTIEEGALWYMQTRHRVRVVFSDGLRKQTLDTIAQVRELLKSGKTPPPEYGKHCKACSLLEICQPKLLEKDRSVGYVERLFE; this is encoded by the coding sequence ATGCCAAATTTGCAAAAAACCGAGCAAAACCGACCGCTTGTGGCGGAAAGCGAAGCTTTCATCGTTTCCCTTTCCGCCCTGCAACACCACGCCTTCTGCCCGCGTCAATGTGCGTTGATACACAACGAACAGGCGTGGGCAGAAAACTATCTCACCGCCCAAGGCCGCGTGTTGCATGAACGCGTTGATGGCGGCGAACCCGAAACCCGCAAAGGCGTGCGCTATGAACGCAGCGTGCATCTCTCCGCCGAACGCTTGGGGCTCACAGGCATTGCCGATATGGTCGAACACGACTTAAAAACAGGCCGTCTGAAACCTGTGGAATACAAACGCGGCAAGCCCAAACCCACCGCCATCGACGAAATCCAACTCTGCGCCCAAGCACTGTGTTTGGAAGAAATGACGGGGCAAACCATCGAAGAAGGCGCACTGTGGTATATGCAAACCCGCCATCGCGTGCGGGTGGTGTTTTCAGACGGCCTGAGAAAACAAACGCTGGACACCATTGCCCAAGTCCGCGAACTGTTAAAGAGTGGTAAAACCCCACCACCCGAATACGGCAAACATTGCAAAGCCTGCTCGCTCTTGGAGATTTGCCAGCCGAAGTTGTTGGAGAAAGATAGGTCGGTGGGGTATGTGGAGAGATTATTTGAATAA
- the cas7c gene encoding type I-C CRISPR-associated protein Cas7/Csd2 produces MSIQNRYEFVYLFDVKNGNPNGDPDAGNMPRLDPESSKGLVTDVCLKRKIRNFIEISSENQAGYEIYVKEKSVLNLQNKRAYEALGIESEAKKLPKDEAKARDITAWMCKNFFDIRTFGAVMTTEVNSGQVRGPVQLAFAQSIDPIIPLEVSITRMAVTNEKDLEKERTMGRKYIVPYALYRVHGFISANLAGKTGFSDEDVAKLWQALQLMFEHDRSAARGEMAARKLIVFKHQSPLGNEPAHKLFERVKVERVNGESGTPATEFGDYTISIDSDGLNGVEIQELL; encoded by the coding sequence ATGTCCATCCAAAACCGCTATGAATTTGTTTATTTGTTTGACGTGAAAAACGGTAATCCCAACGGCGACCCGGACGCAGGCAATATGCCGCGCCTTGACCCGGAATCCAGCAAAGGCTTGGTAACCGATGTGTGCTTGAAACGCAAAATCCGCAATTTCATTGAAATCAGCAGCGAAAACCAAGCGGGCTATGAAATTTACGTTAAAGAAAAAAGCGTATTAAACCTGCAAAACAAACGTGCTTATGAAGCCTTAGGCATTGAATCAGAAGCCAAAAAATTGCCCAAAGACGAAGCCAAAGCCCGCGACATCACTGCGTGGATGTGCAAAAACTTCTTTGACATTCGCACCTTTGGCGCGGTGATGACCACCGAAGTTAATAGCGGACAAGTGCGCGGCCCTGTACAACTGGCATTCGCCCAATCCATCGACCCGATTATTCCGCTCGAAGTTTCCATCACCCGCATGGCGGTAACCAACGAAAAAGACTTGGAAAAAGAACGCACGATGGGGCGCAAATACATCGTGCCTTACGCACTCTACCGCGTGCATGGCTTTATTTCTGCCAACCTTGCAGGCAAAACAGGCTTTTCCGATGAAGACGTGGCAAAACTGTGGCAAGCCCTGCAACTGATGTTCGAACACGACCGCTCTGCCGCGCGTGGCGAAATGGCGGCACGCAAACTGATTGTGTTCAAACACCAAAGCCCTTTGGGCAATGAGCCTGCCCATAAATTGTTTGAACGCGTGAAAGTCGAGCGCGTCAATGGCGAAAGCGGCACACCGGCAACCGAATTTGGCGACTACACCATCAGCATTGATTCAGACGGCCTAAACGGCGTGGAAATTCAAGAGCTGCTGTAA
- the cas2 gene encoding CRISPR-associated endonuclease Cas2 yields the protein MMMLITYDISFDDPEGQKRLRHIAKHCLDYGVRAQYSVFECEVTPDQWVKLKQKLLATYNPECDSLRFYHLGSKWRNKVEHHGAKRSVDIFKDTLIL from the coding sequence ATGATGATGCTAATTACCTACGATATTTCGTTTGACGACCCCGAAGGTCAAAAACGCCTGCGGCACATCGCCAAACATTGCCTTGATTACGGCGTACGCGCGCAATATTCGGTGTTTGAATGCGAAGTGACGCCCGACCAATGGGTCAAACTTAAACAAAAACTGCTGGCAACTTATAACCCTGAATGTGACAGCCTGCGGTTTTATCATCTAGGCAGCAAATGGCGCAATAAAGTGGAACACCACGGCGCGAAAAGGTCTGTGGATATTTTTAAAGATACGCTGATTTTATAG
- a CDS encoding CRISPR-associated helicase/endonuclease Cas3 yields MNLKIYYAHSTQNNDYSKWQTLKSHTENVGSLAAGFAQFFGAQEMAYHTGILHDLGKYSEAFDKRLHGGKSVDHATAGAKIAEEQWGMVGKLMAYCIAGHHAGLANGAGEGDNRRTLKQRLALQFSDEIPPLDEVWQQEIPLPSQLPSPPLKADSHHPYFSYAFFTRMLYSCLVDADYLDTESFYAAAENKPIERGAYPDLNTLQQAFQDFLTSFRRPADTPQTESEKRRAKLNQLRSEILDYAVGQAGQEKGLFSLTVPTGGGKTFTSMAFALEHAKLHGMRRVIYVIPFTSIIEQNAAEFRKAFGEFGESAVLEHHSTFDDSKLKDQTSKDKLRLASENWDMPIVVTTAVQFFESLFADRSSRCRKLHNITGSVIILDEAQMLPLKLLLPIMQAIKELAQNYHCSIVLCTATQPAVQAEHGFYRGLENVREIAPNPTALFEALHRTTVQHIGKQSDADLLTKITDHPQLLIIVNNRRHARSLYDDAKHLDGVFHLTTLMCAKHRSQVLATIKGRLKNGEPCRVIATSLIEAGVDVDFPLVMRAEAGLDSVAQAAGRCNREGKRSPEESFVWVFQAEEQWKMPPELDLLSSAMRSVVRHYADDLLSIEAMTKYFSEVYEQKGKELDGKNILTMHHKAGNSLDFPFQTIAKEFQMIESHMQPLLIPFNKEAESLIETLHHADQIGGLLRKLQPYTVQIPKSAMDKLYKEHRIELINATTFGEQFYALIGMDLYDEVAGFSWGDLGFLRVEGLIM; encoded by the coding sequence ATGAATTTAAAAATCTACTACGCCCACTCAACTCAAAATAATGACTATTCAAAATGGCAAACCCTCAAAAGCCACACTGAAAATGTCGGCTCTTTAGCAGCAGGCTTTGCTCAATTTTTCGGTGCTCAAGAAATGGCTTATCACACCGGGATTTTGCATGATTTGGGCAAATACAGCGAGGCGTTTGATAAACGCTTACACGGTGGGAAATCGGTGGATCATGCCACGGCCGGTGCGAAAATTGCAGAGGAGCAGTGGGGCATGGTGGGTAAACTGATGGCGTATTGCATTGCAGGGCATCATGCGGGTTTGGCCAACGGTGCGGGCGAGGGCGACAATCGGCGCACTTTAAAGCAGCGGCTGGCTTTGCAATTTTCCGATGAAATTCCACCGCTTGATGAGGTTTGGCAGCAAGAAATTCCCCTTCCTTCTCAACTTCCCTCCCCGCCGCTCAAAGCCGATTCCCATCACCCTTATTTCTCTTATGCGTTTTTCACGCGCATGCTCTATTCTTGTTTGGTAGATGCCGATTATTTGGACACCGAATCTTTCTATGCGGCAGCAGAAAATAAGCCGATTGAGCGTGGTGCTTATCCTGATTTGAACACCCTACAACAAGCCTTTCAGGATTTTCTTACGTCATTCAGACGGCCTGCCGATACGCCGCAAACCGAATCCGAAAAACGCCGTGCCAAGCTCAATCAATTACGCAGTGAAATTCTTGATTACGCCGTGGGCCAAGCGGGGCAAGAAAAAGGCTTGTTCAGCCTAACCGTGCCAACGGGCGGCGGTAAAACCTTTACTTCGATGGCATTTGCTTTGGAACACGCCAAATTGCACGGCATGCGGCGCGTGATTTATGTAATTCCCTTCACCAGCATTATTGAACAAAACGCTGCTGAGTTCCGTAAAGCTTTTGGAGAGTTTGGTGAAAGTGCAGTATTGGAGCATCACAGTACTTTTGACGACAGCAAACTAAAAGACCAAACCAGTAAAGACAAATTACGCTTGGCTTCGGAAAATTGGGATATGCCGATTGTTGTAACCACCGCAGTGCAGTTTTTTGAATCTTTATTTGCCGACCGCTCCTCACGCTGCCGCAAATTACACAACATCACAGGCAGCGTGATTATTCTTGATGAAGCACAAATGTTACCGCTCAAATTATTGCTGCCGATTATGCAGGCGATTAAAGAATTGGCACAAAATTATCATTGCTCCATCGTGTTATGCACCGCCACACAGCCAGCGGTGCAAGCCGAGCACGGTTTTTATCGCGGCTTGGAAAATGTGCGCGAAATTGCCCCCAATCCCACCGCGCTTTTTGAGGCTTTGCATCGAACCACAGTGCAGCATATCGGCAAACAAAGCGATGCCGATTTGCTTACCAAAATCACAGACCATCCGCAACTGCTGATTATCGTCAATAACCGCCGCCATGCCCGCAGTTTGTATGATGATGCCAAGCATTTGGACGGTGTGTTTCATCTAACGACCTTAATGTGTGCCAAACACCGCAGCCAAGTGCTGGCAACCATCAAAGGCCGTCTGAAAAACGGTGAGCCTTGCCGTGTGATTGCCACTTCCTTAATTGAAGCCGGCGTGGATGTGGACTTCCCATTGGTGATGCGTGCCGAAGCCGGGCTTGATTCTGTTGCCCAAGCCGCGGGGCGCTGCAACCGTGAAGGAAAAAGGTCACCTGAAGAGAGTTTTGTCTGGGTATTCCAAGCCGAAGAACAGTGGAAAATGCCGCCCGAATTGGACTTACTTTCGTCGGCCATGCGTTCGGTTGTACGGCACTATGCCGATGATTTGCTCTCGATTGAAGCCATGACGAAATATTTTTCAGAAGTGTATGAGCAAAAAGGAAAAGAATTGGACGGCAAAAACATTTTGACCATGCACCACAAAGCAGGCAACAGCTTGGATTTTCCGTTCCAAACCATCGCCAAAGAATTTCAAATGATTGAAAGCCATATGCAGCCGCTGCTGATTCCGTTTAACAAAGAAGCCGAAAGCCTGATTGAAACCTTGCACCACGCCGACCAAATCGGCGGCTTACTGCGAAAATTACAGCCTTATACGGTGCAAATTCCAAAAAGTGCGATGGATAAGCTCTATAAAGAACACAGAATCGAGCTGATTAACGCCACCACTTTTGGCGAACAGTTTTATGCGCTGATTGGCATGGATTTGTATGATGAAGTGGCGGGGTTTAGTTGGGGGGATCTGGGGTTTTTGAGGGTAGAGGGATTGATTATGTAA
- a CDS encoding DUF1007 family protein gives MKLVKIFIVACVSLYVSQALAHPHSFVDLKNRIIVEDSLLKSFQMEWMLDEISSSELIYELQNSVDKEKTKKDITAEMVQSAVQNHYFSTLYDSKNQPIKFTTKPTETRFDIKGNRVVFYITFHLSKPYNLKQNQARFYTYEPSYYISMEYNSAKDVSISNTVCKAKLVLPQVDSKLRLYASGLDKNQSPDIPENVDYSLGAQFAQKVEIICE, from the coding sequence ATGAAATTAGTAAAAATATTTATTGTTGCTTGTGTTTCTTTATATGTTTCTCAAGCACTTGCTCATCCGCATTCGTTTGTTGATCTTAAAAACCGGATTATAGTAGAAGATAGTCTGTTAAAGTCTTTCCAAATGGAATGGATGTTAGATGAAATCAGTTCTTCAGAGCTGATTTACGAACTTCAAAACAGCGTAGATAAAGAGAAAACAAAAAAAGATATTACCGCTGAAATGGTGCAATCTGCTGTACAAAATCACTATTTCAGCACTTTGTATGATAGTAAAAACCAGCCGATTAAATTTACAACTAAGCCGACAGAGACCCGTTTTGATATAAAAGGAAATCGGGTTGTGTTTTATATTACCTTTCACCTAAGCAAACCTTATAATTTAAAGCAGAATCAAGCTCGCTTTTATACCTATGAGCCGAGCTATTATATTTCGATGGAATACAATAGCGCTAAGGATGTTAGCATTTCAAATACTGTCTGTAAGGCAAAATTAGTATTGCCGCAAGTTGATAGTAAACTGCGTCTTTATGCTTCAGGTTTAGACAAAAATCAATCACCGGATATACCTGAAAATGTAGATTACTCATTAGGGGCTCAATTTGCACAAAAAGTGGAGATAATATGCGAATAA